The proteins below come from a single Bremerella sp. JC817 genomic window:
- a CDS encoding serine/threonine-protein kinase, with protein MPAVVNSDRFIELIGKSKLVQPPALEQALEELRAAHDGEIPKDLDVLQEFFVGKNLLTNWHCEKLRNGKYKGFYLSKYRLLKHLGTGGMSSVYLAEHILMNRKVAIKVLPRRRVNDASYLARFHLEAQAAAHLDHPNIVRAFDVDNEDDTHYIVMEYVPGSDLQQLVRANGPVPFEAAADYIAQAADGLQHAHDKGVVHRDIKPANLLRDDRGVVKILDMGLARLKDDDSASLTIAHEENVLGTADYLAPEQAVNSHQVDHRVDIYSLGCSLYYLLTGHPPFPEGSLAQRIAKHQSVMPEKIKKSRPNCPPSLQRICEKMIAKDPNDRFAHASEVAAELRNWMESRGQEPTLVDEKPGSAVLSKAAVEAANRSRAVQQSNRKGPSQSSSDDVDDLLPPDLRESPSSSNFDPAIGDTIADRSNDTSPRPRPKPPEANSSESLPVAKPLEGDDLNEFRSAEMSSTSSSSLFDSKEFTGEDPFAMDVPTSEVAGSLLVSSATLRQQAEVRQAAADAKRNRAASKTDGGGSALNTTIQGIPAIIWIVVSILFMLIGVLIAISYQTAEENAEPTDPKKGRLEGRLWDSPGHTPRVIG; from the coding sequence ATGCCCGCAGTCGTCAACTCCGATCGATTCATCGAGCTGATCGGTAAGAGCAAGCTCGTCCAACCTCCTGCCCTCGAGCAGGCCTTGGAAGAACTGCGCGCAGCTCACGATGGCGAGATTCCCAAGGACCTGGACGTTCTGCAAGAGTTCTTCGTCGGCAAAAACCTGCTGACCAATTGGCACTGCGAGAAGCTCCGTAACGGGAAATACAAAGGGTTCTATCTCTCGAAATACCGGCTGCTGAAGCACTTGGGCACCGGCGGGATGAGTAGTGTCTACCTGGCCGAGCACATCCTGATGAACCGTAAGGTTGCCATCAAAGTGCTGCCGCGCCGCCGCGTGAACGACGCCTCGTACCTGGCTCGCTTCCACTTAGAAGCCCAGGCCGCCGCCCACCTCGACCATCCGAACATCGTCCGAGCCTTCGATGTCGACAACGAGGACGACACCCATTACATCGTGATGGAATATGTCCCCGGTAGCGACCTGCAGCAGTTGGTTCGTGCCAACGGCCCGGTCCCTTTCGAGGCGGCCGCCGATTACATCGCCCAGGCTGCCGACGGATTGCAGCACGCCCACGACAAAGGGGTCGTACACCGCGATATCAAACCAGCCAACTTGCTGCGAGATGATCGGGGTGTCGTCAAGATTCTGGATATGGGCCTGGCTCGGCTGAAAGATGATGACTCCGCCTCTCTGACGATTGCTCACGAAGAAAACGTTCTGGGAACGGCCGATTACCTCGCTCCGGAACAAGCGGTCAACAGCCATCAGGTCGATCATCGTGTCGATATATATAGTCTCGGCTGCTCTCTCTATTATCTGTTGACGGGCCATCCTCCGTTTCCTGAGGGAAGTTTGGCTCAGCGGATCGCCAAGCATCAGAGCGTGATGCCGGAGAAGATTAAGAAGTCTCGGCCGAATTGCCCCCCTTCTCTGCAGCGCATCTGCGAGAAGATGATCGCCAAAGATCCCAACGACCGGTTTGCTCACGCTTCAGAAGTTGCCGCCGAACTTCGAAACTGGATGGAATCGCGGGGCCAAGAGCCTACCCTCGTTGACGAAAAGCCTGGCTCGGCTGTCCTTTCCAAAGCCGCCGTTGAGGCCGCCAACCGTTCGCGAGCCGTTCAGCAGTCGAATCGCAAGGGTCCTTCGCAGTCATCCTCGGACGATGTCGACGACTTGTTGCCGCCCGATCTGCGCGAATCTCCTTCCTCCAGCAACTTCGATCCTGCCATCGGCGATACGATCGCAGATCGCTCGAATGACACGTCGCCTCGCCCACGACCGAAGCCGCCAGAAGCGAATTCGTCGGAATCGCTGCCAGTCGCCAAGCCGCTTGAGGGTGATGACCTGAACGAGTTCCGCTCGGCGGAGATGTCGTCGACCTCGAGTTCGTCGCTATTCGACTCGAAAGAATTCACGGGCGAAGATCCGTTCGCCATGGATGTACCTACCTCGGAAGTCGCAGGTTCGCTTTTAGTGTCCTCGGCCACGCTTCGCCAACAAGCGGAAGTACGTCAGGCGGCTGCCGATGCGAAACGTAACCGAGCCGCGTCGAAAACAGATGGTGGTGGTTCGGCCTTGAACACAACGATCCAAGGCATCCCTGCGATCATTTGGATTGTCGTTTCAATTCTCTTCATGCTGATTGGCGTTCTGATCGCCATCAGCTATCAAACCGCCGAAGAAAACGCGGAACCAACCGATCCGAAAAAGGGTCGTCTGGAAGGACGGCTTTGGGATTCGCCCGGCCACACCCCTCGGGTTATTGGGTAG
- a CDS encoding glutaredoxin family protein, whose amino-acid sequence MNPTSHPQYDAAVVIYTRQGCHLCDDAEVLVRNFVSDIRLVDIDQEPELVQKFNTCVPVVEINGKVRFRGKVSPMLLKRVLEAEANSIPTDANL is encoded by the coding sequence GTGAACCCAACTTCTCACCCTCAGTACGATGCGGCAGTCGTGATCTATACGCGGCAAGGATGTCATCTGTGCGACGATGCCGAGGTGCTCGTACGAAATTTCGTGTCGGACATTCGCCTGGTCGATATCGATCAAGAGCCTGAATTGGTTCAGAAGTTTAACACGTGTGTCCCGGTGGTCGAAATTAATGGCAAAGTCCGCTTCCGTGGCAAAGTTTCACCGATGCTACTGAAGCGTGTCCTGGAAGCGGAAGCGAACTCGATTCCGACCGACGCCAACTTGTAG
- the thiO gene encoding glycine oxidase ThiO: MPAFSSNCPDFLIVGGGVIGLSLALELARRGDHVTLVDKGEVGREASWAGAGLLPPANQQHAWDPQEQLRGLSHRLFPQWSAQLREETGIDNEFEITGGIYLARDPGEAASLRMARVQYEEEGVDAEKLEIGQIAQRFPYLQVSHSILEAMYLPGEAVVRNPRHLQALATACCQQGVEIVEHTEIQTWNFAGERLQSVSTVDETISPGATCLATGAWSQLVADHVLDQGDFPGRMQRPEIEPIRGQMVLLDAGERFFEAPVNEGIRYLVPRRDGLVLVGATVEEAGFDKSNTEEAVKDLTQFARQWVPRLEDAKVVKAWAGLRPASVDRIPYIGKLPGLENVFLAAGHYRSGLHLSPATAVVLAQLMRGEQTMIDLHPFRVNRA; this comes from the coding sequence GTGCCGGCGTTCTCGTCGAATTGTCCTGATTTTCTGATCGTGGGTGGCGGAGTCATCGGGCTCTCGCTTGCCCTGGAACTAGCTCGCCGTGGCGATCATGTGACCCTGGTCGATAAAGGCGAAGTCGGTCGCGAAGCATCGTGGGCCGGTGCTGGCTTGCTGCCACCGGCGAATCAGCAGCATGCCTGGGATCCTCAAGAGCAGCTTCGTGGTCTCAGCCATCGCCTCTTCCCCCAGTGGTCTGCCCAGCTTCGGGAAGAGACCGGTATCGATAACGAATTCGAGATCACCGGCGGAATCTATTTGGCTCGCGACCCAGGCGAGGCGGCTTCGCTGCGGATGGCTCGGGTTCAATATGAAGAAGAAGGAGTCGATGCCGAAAAGCTCGAGATTGGCCAGATCGCTCAGCGGTTCCCTTATCTGCAAGTGAGCCATTCGATCCTGGAGGCGATGTACCTGCCCGGCGAAGCAGTGGTGCGAAATCCGCGGCACTTGCAAGCGCTGGCTACGGCATGTTGTCAGCAAGGTGTTGAAATCGTCGAGCACACCGAAATCCAGACCTGGAACTTCGCTGGCGAACGGCTTCAGTCGGTCAGCACCGTGGACGAAACAATCTCGCCCGGGGCAACCTGCCTGGCGACAGGGGCCTGGTCGCAATTGGTCGCCGATCATGTTCTCGATCAGGGAGACTTTCCCGGACGGATGCAACGTCCCGAGATTGAACCGATTCGAGGGCAAATGGTACTGCTGGATGCCGGCGAGCGATTTTTTGAAGCCCCGGTCAACGAAGGCATTCGTTACCTGGTACCGCGCCGCGATGGCCTGGTGCTGGTTGGTGCGACGGTGGAAGAAGCAGGCTTCGACAAATCGAATACCGAAGAGGCGGTTAAAGATCTGACCCAGTTTGCTCGGCAATGGGTTCCTCGGCTGGAAGATGCCAAGGTGGTCAAGGCCTGGGCTGGGCTAAGGCCAGCCAGCGTTGATCGGATACCATATATCGGCAAATTGCCAGGGCTCGAGAATGTCTTCCTGGCGGCAGGGCACTATCGCAGCGGACTGCATCTTTCACCGGCGACGGCCGTGGTCCTCGCGCAGTTGATGCGTGGGGAGCAGACCATGATCGATCTGCATCCCTTCCGTGTGAATCGGGCTTAG
- a CDS encoding chemotaxis response regulator protein-glutamate methylesterase — translation MYQRTLRVLVVDDSKLIQTLICDLLEELPDIDVVGTASDGKEAVRLAKSLKPDVITLDVQMPKMDGLETLDAILSDQAIPVIMVSATTQLGGQITLEALDRGAIDYIAKPEGLKEAETTLRTELVRKIRLVADTDVKKVLTIRRERAAKRKERRGKLALNQEVKTTPPPVAPADLKASDKCIALGISTGGPPALASMFEVLPTGLPPIVIVQHMPANFTKAFAGRLNSLSRVQVKEAETGDILVPGHAYLAPGGMHLEVQKHGRDGGKLLVREGDYVSGHRPSVDVMMTSAVKIYKDRLLGIIMTGMGRDGSDGCKEIRAAGGFVLGQDEATSDVYGMNKVAYSEGNVDRQFSLDDAATTIASQVRRMWGSAAVS, via the coding sequence ATGTACCAACGCACACTTCGAGTACTTGTCGTCGACGACTCGAAACTGATTCAGACTTTGATCTGCGATCTGCTGGAAGAATTGCCAGACATCGACGTGGTCGGGACTGCTTCGGATGGGAAGGAAGCGGTTCGACTCGCGAAATCACTGAAGCCGGACGTTATCACGCTCGACGTCCAAATGCCAAAGATGGACGGGCTCGAAACGCTCGACGCCATTCTGTCGGATCAGGCGATCCCGGTGATCATGGTCAGTGCCACGACACAGTTGGGCGGCCAAATCACTCTGGAAGCGCTCGACCGGGGCGCGATCGATTATATCGCCAAGCCGGAAGGGCTGAAGGAAGCGGAAACCACGCTACGCACCGAACTGGTTCGTAAGATTCGCCTGGTTGCCGATACCGACGTCAAGAAGGTTTTGACCATCCGCCGCGAACGCGCTGCCAAACGGAAAGAACGTCGCGGCAAGCTGGCCCTGAACCAGGAAGTCAAAACCACGCCACCACCGGTGGCACCGGCAGACCTCAAGGCTTCGGACAAGTGTATCGCCCTCGGTATCTCGACCGGCGGTCCTCCGGCCCTGGCCTCGATGTTTGAAGTGTTGCCGACCGGCCTCCCGCCGATCGTGATTGTGCAGCACATGCCAGCGAACTTCACCAAGGCATTCGCCGGGCGATTGAATTCGCTATCACGCGTTCAGGTCAAAGAAGCGGAAACAGGGGACATCCTGGTTCCGGGACATGCGTACCTGGCCCCAGGCGGCATGCACTTGGAAGTGCAGAAACATGGCCGCGATGGTGGCAAACTGCTGGTTCGCGAAGGGGACTATGTCAGCGGTCACCGTCCTTCGGTCGACGTGATGATGACTTCTGCCGTGAAGATTTATAAAGACCGCTTGCTCGGCATTATTATGACCGGCATGGGTCGTGACGGATCGGATGGCTGCAAAGAAATCCGTGCCGCGGGCGGTTTCGTGCTCGGACAAGACGAAGCAACTTCGGACGTCTATGGCATGAATAAAGTTGCCTACTCAGAAGGCAACGTTGATCGCCAGTTCTCGTTGGACGATGCGGCCACCACGATCGCATCGCAAGTTCGGCGTATGTGGGGTTCGGCCGCGGTTTCTTAA